ctacccctaaccttaaccatacCACTAAATATAACCCTAAATCTTAGTAACAGCGAATGAGACTCTCACGAGACTTGctgtgtgtgatacctgtgccttgtcctaACCACGACACAGCGCTTCTCATCCAGTGTGTGACCattaattacagtaaatgttacatcacccccttgtggtctcccaaagcttttacgccagactacattaaatgggAGGCCAACTGACAGTAAATTAGAAAGCACACATATTAGGCttctaatataaatgttgattcatgttaatttatcaataccttaaaaaatgtattgagaAAATAATGTGCCGATAAATAATCGATGTATCTGTATTTTATGGCATTCCTACATACAGTAGTAGGCCTCCTTTTTGCAAATGAAGTAGCAGGGAAGTATTGATATTTGGACACAGGGTACTTCCTGTGTCCATCCTACAAGGATGACCTTGTCCAATATGGGCAACAGGTCCTTGATAAACTGCAATAAGCTGGTTTAACCTTGTAGTGTGAAGAATTAcacgtttccattgatcatgatataGATATTGGTCTATATCACCGaactgtaggaatgacccatttatacaggcgctcctgcacgagatgctgctttacattgaaaaacagcgcggacgGGAAAAAAAAACGCATTCAGTGCGAAACGTCCGTGTTAAAAGCCGACATTTTAACACAACTCACATGAAagttgtgtgtttcaggtccatttctctcgatttatgaaacattctcagcagatTGGGTGTTTGACACTAAAATATGTGACAAACGGCATCAcatatggatttcatacggaacacaattttttcccttaattatggGACGATTCCTTATTTTTCTTGACGTTTTTCCTGATACTACTGTTTTAGCATGAaagtgactctctctctctctctccactcactttaatgaattccctcagtcgatgacGGCAGTGACAGACAGTGGTTGTTAGGGGTGGGGAATGGTAGAATtgaagtgataatgcaccaattacaacaaagaatcgccagtttcacaaaacagcatccaaacCAGTTAAAGGgaaacaaacacaacagtagattatggacttccaAAGCAGCAAATCAAGTGGGTATACCGAGATTATAAGCAAATACTGATCCTTAGTGGTTGTTGTACGCAAACAACCCTGGGAAaaaaaagtaagcatacggcCCTGACTACACTGATATACACTGTGGAATTGAGGATAGAACAGAAGATGAGCTGACACACCCAGCACATCTCCcatgaaaataaatatgtatgCTATGAAAAAAGATGAGTTATTCAAGTTTCAGGGAACCATAATATGTAAATCCCACATATAGCAGAAAAACATTCGGTTAATAATTAAGAAAGCCCAAGAGAGAATGTTCTTTTTCAGACAAATCACAAAGCTCAGTTTCTCCTCTCTGATCTCAGTACAAAGCAATCTTTGTAAGCCTCCTTACCACTACTATAGTGGTTTCCCCCCACCTCCTGCCATCTAGCATCGGTTGAAGAGTTTTACATCTTGAGAGACACATTATGTCCTCAGACCTATCACACCTGGTCATCACCTCTTCACTCCCTGTGAAAATTAAAAGGTACTCAAgtcaccatttggggttcctcagctgCCACACCGCAAACCCTCTGGAGATCCTCTAGACAGCTTTTAAAGGAGCCTCAAACATGCTATTCATGTACTCAAAGAACTTCAAGATATATTTTATTTGCCTGAAAGCCTTTCCCTTATGATGGGGTTACTGGAGGAACCACTGATAGTCTTAAGAGTTCTTTGGATTTCTCGCAGGAACTGAGAGTAAGTTTCTCTGAACTGAAAAGGTGTCAggaggatctccagagggttccaccggtgtggcagctgaggaaccccaaatggtgacTTGAGTATCATTTACTTTTTACAAAAGAAGTCTATTCCTCCTTCCTTTCTAGTTCTCTCAACCAGGGGACCAGGGCCCTAGTGAAATTAGAACAAAGCATCTCACATCCTACAAAAGATATTCATAAACCAGCCAGGAAAAGGTTTAATATTCTGCATCTTTCAATGtggttttaatattttaatttacattttggtttcacgtttttagatattttagattacattttaaaatgttgatcGGAAAAACAACGTTGACCAAGAGAATGAGCTTTGATTGAACTGAACAAACACAAGTGAGATCTTGCTGACCCCTGCTGTTTGCATATTGTTTTTGCAGGCAGACAATGTCACACCTGCAGTGTGCACTATAGACttttaatatacaggtgcatctcaataaattagaatgtcgtggaaaagttcatttatttcagtaattcaactcaaattgtgaaactcgtgtattaaataaattcagtgcacacagactgaagtagtttaagtctttggttcttttaattgtgatgattttggctcacatttaacaaaaacccaccaattcactatctcaaaaaattagaatatggtgacatgccaatcagctaatcaactcaaaacacctgcaaaggtttcctgagccttcaaaatggtctctcagtttggttcactaggctacacaatcatggggaagactgctgatctgacagttgtccagaagacaatcattgacacccttcacaaggagggtaagccacaaacattcattgccaaagaagctggctgttcacagagtgctgtatccaagcatgttaacagaaagttgagtggaaggaaaaagtgtggaagaaaaagatgcacgaccaaccgagagaaccgcagctttatgattgtcaagcaaaatcgattcaagaatttgggtgaacttcacaaggaatggactgaggctggggtcaaggcatcaagagccaccacacacagacgtgtcaaggaatttggctacagttcttgtattcctcttgttaagccactcctgaaccacagacaacgtcagaggcgtcttacctgggctaaggaggagaagaactggactgttgcccagtggtccaaagtcctcttttcagatgagagcaagttttgtatttcatttggaaaccaaggtcctagagtctggaggaagggtggagaagctcatagcccaagttgcttgaagtccagtgttaagtttccacagtctgtgatgatttggagtgcaatgtcatctgctggtgttggtccattgtgttttttgaaaaccaaagtcactgcacccgtttaccaagacattttggagcacttcatgcttccttctgctgaccagctttttaaagatgctgatttcattttccagcaggatttggcacctgcccacactgccaaaagcaccaaaagttggttaaatgaccatggtgttggtgtgcttgactggccagcaaactcaccagacctgaaccccatagagaatctatggggtattgtcaagaggaaaatgagaaacaagagaccaaaaaatgcagatgagctgaaggccactgtcaaagaaacctgggcttccataccacctcagcagtgccacaaattgatcacctccatgccacgccaaattgaggcagtaattaaagcaaaaggagcccctaccaagtattgagtacatatacagtaaatgaacatactttccagaaggccaacaattcactaaaaatgttttttttattggtcttatgatgtattctaattttttgagatagtgaattggtgggtttttgttaaatgtgagccagaatcatcacaattaaaagaaccaaagacttaaactacttcagtctgtgtgcattgaatttatttaatacacgagtttcacaatttgagttgaattactgaaataaatgaacttttccacgacattctaatttattgagatgcacctgtagactcAGTTGCAGTGCTGAATACTGTTCATCCATGCATTAGCTCAACAACTGACATTTATAACCATGTATTACTGTGCTCATGTACTCAGTGTACCCAGCATAGTAGATTTAAAATTGATTTGCATACTATACCCtttatttaagtgtattttttattattaatattgaattagcaaaatgaaataaataatggcATATTATGGACAATATTATGGTGCAAAACAGGAACCAAATCATGATGGTTCTTTTTGAAGTAACTTTGAAATAACTGACAGACCTCTAAACATGGTTTAAACAtgcaaaccttttatttattaattattttggtcTTTGGTAGAACTATCTACCTACTACATTTCCAACAGTCTCATTTCTGTTCAGTTTCCATTCTCATTTCTGAAAAATAGCTTTTAAACAGACACAGAAAGATGTATTAGCAAGGGGTTCAAGTGTTTGAAAACATCTTCCAAATGAGACATTTATTGAAATTTTCACAGGATGCGGGAAATATGTAACAAATATAATTCAGTAGTACATCACCCAGTGTTCTGTAGTCCCGATGGGACTACATCACTGGTGCACATAGTTCTTAAAATGTCacaaataaatgttagactcccaactTTATAAAACAGGCTTCTTGATGTAGTATTCTTCAGTCCTGGTACTTTGACACTACACTTTCAGAGAGCATTCAGTCTTAGTGCTGAAAATAGCATTGTCACTACAAAATGAGTAGGGTTCGCGatctatctatccgtccatccatccgtatgtctgtctgtctgtctgtctgtctgtctgtctatctctgtctgtcagtccatccatccatctctctgtctgtctatctatgtttTCACTCCTTTATTGTTTAGAGTACATACCAGAGGCTGTGGCTGATTTCTAGATCTTGATTTCACCCACTTTTGGACTAGAATATTAACACTAACCCAGTGATTTCATGAAATTACCTTGACTTTCTTTCAATTGCAGGTTACCAGTGAGTGGCTGCCATTCCAAAAAATCAGCACCCACACCTCACTCAATTCAATCAATCATCTGTCAGTCACTGATAGATCTGTCCCAACCTTGTTTCATTCCAAACAAGGAAACTTCATTATTGGGTTACAAAATCATTGATGCAAACACACTGCATGCAGCTCTACTGTTATGAAAAAGATTTTTTCCATGACAACGAGCTACAGCATAAACACTCATGTAGCCTTGAGCAGCAACAAAAGAACTATAATTTGAaagaagcttgaagaggtgataGGTGCAGTTGTGCAACACTCCTATTCtatacgtatatacagtatatatacagttttatatatatatatatatatatatatatatatatatatacagtatatcacttcATTTGTTATGCACAATGCAGTGCAATAACTAGAGAACATAACATATAGCATAACTAAGAAGGTGATATATGTTAAACATTCTACTTAACAGAGTTTTACATCACTAAGAGGCAAATTACTTAATTGCTTAAAGGCTGAATGGGGGTGAAAATTAAGATTCTGGACTTCTGTCATAGTTAATGCTATAAGGTTCTAAGATAGACAGCAAATAAGCAAACAATGGTTATTTGTCAGCAAGGTTATAGAGAATATGCCTAATCAAGTTATGCAAGTAGAATAGAGTGGTTGTTTAAATGCAGACAAGGAGAAACTGTCTTAGGCAAGCCCTGAAGTAGAGTAACACCAGTGGTGTTAAACCATTCAATCCCATTCAGGAACGTGAAAGCACATTGATTCAAATCTCAAAGAAACTCTTTTACAATATCAGCAGCACATGGTTTGTCTAGCTTGTCAGAAGTTTCACAGTCTGGTTTAGTGCCAGAGGTTCTGACCTCATGTAGCTAATTATAAAATCCCCATGCAAAAGAACCATATGACACATGCATATATCAGGATGCCCCACATCCCTAGATTGACTCATTTGAACAGAAATCACataatctatatattttttttttatctgtatttatatttaaaatattgccaTTAAATACCATTTATTATCTCTTGTGAACTTTAACATATAAAGGGGGAGACTGAAGGGCTGTTTGTTACacaatttattttagtttatttcatttattttagtacAAAGAAGCTACTTAAAGCTATTAAACATTGAATATTGACCAGGAAAAAAGATATCATTCATTTAACACACGCTGACATGTAGTGGTTTATGTTGTCATAATATTTGGAGAACTGTAAGTTCACAATAAAAacctattgtttttttatttacatatgtgtatttaaaatgtagACTATTACTGGataatgaatgaattttcatcaaaatgtaaacagtaaaataattgtaaaacacAAAATTCATGAACAGCAAAAATGGAAAGGAGGCACAcgaaaatatcaaaccaatttgttatttttttttttttggcaaaaaggCAAATGTTGGcaaacatgtgacaacttgccctgacTTCGAAATCAGAGATaccaagattgtttttttttttttgtctcaaaacCTTACTGAGAGATTGCTCTTGTGACAACTTCATTTGTCATTATAAGCAGAAGCCTACAAACTCCTTGTCTTCACGCATCAGCATAGACAAGTCCCAAACGCGCCCCCAcggcagtatatactgtaaagaCAGTGGTGCCAGAGTCATGAACGGGTGCTCATCACTTCCACATTGTGAAGAGGAAAATTAATCAGTGTTGAATGTCAAGTAATTTcaccaagggcgtagcagccaggGAGGATGTGGGGGACATGTCTACCGCACTCATTAAATTCggtcccccacacttttccaagctaaacccataccgagtccaaatgttggatttgtatacagtactctttgcgttttgttactttgggctgattgagcgaccatccagccaatcacaggtgagtttcatgagccgaaacaacccttatgtaaaaggccgtcagtcagacagtctaatcaatgcggctccgtttatttctacaaagttgctttcaacaatgctcatttatccatgttttttatctgcattgatgttgatctaaattaataatgtagagatgaggaacacacaaatgagagttcgGCATATCGTtcatgattggcagcattacgtgaaatgcactgcagggAAAAAAAGGCCattccttcttttaagcacacattgtaagtggagtttatatcagcatctgagtcttcattaagttgtgctttttacattatgtttgtgaggtaatagtttgatcagttCTTTTTgctaatttaagcagattactagatctgtaaACTGTAGGAataagatagatctgctgtgttcttagaacatttaggcattttactgaagtgaatagatttgtagacacgctttttatacatgaaaatgtacagaAGTTATTGTAACTCAATAATATAAGACTATTAtgactgtagggaaatgatagatttgctttgttcttataatgcttaaaacctctactaaagtctctttgtaggtctgtagacgtacacattttaaaggattaaaattttcttttgatcattgattcagtgactaatttCATACAAGACaacaccagaaatggtcactgaatgaatcattaaatggatctgaacgaactGTGGTGAAGGTAGTCAACACACTCAAGCCACTTGGataaatttaaatcccacaatgcacaagcagagagtaaataattaaattgtgcacatgcacaattggcataattgtaattgattaaataatttattcaaggaccaacttgtgctcagtcttttattgtcatgggAAACAGAAGCAAgggctccacaagatgccctttaatTTTGCAGCTAAGTTTGTTAAATTTTGCacttaatttgcaatacttgaatctttaaaataccacaagtatataatacttatatattaatataacattataaCATACTTGTATAAcctattaatatatactgtaatatataaatactgcacTGTATTCTAAAGACAACCCCCCAACcaccccacttttaaaatgactgctacgccccctGAATTTCATGTTTTGAAGAGAAATACGCCAAATGAAACATTGCTGTCTGCTCGCAGAACTTGAATGCGCAATGGCGCATCGCGTGCTGCAGAACCGAACCCAGGTGTCGCCGCTGAACAACTCCCAGCTGGTGGACGATTTGGATGTGAACACAGATATTTATTCCAAAGTGCTCGTAACGGTGATTTACGCAGTGCTCTTTGGCGTGGGTTTAATCGGCAATTCTGTGACCCTGTACATATCTCTCCAGAGGAGATCCGTTAAACATCTCCAAGGCACCGTCCATTATCACCTGGCTAGTCTCGCGGTCTCCGACTTCCTCATCCTAGTCTTGTGCATGCCGGTGGAGCTGTACAACTTCATCTGGGTTCATCACCCGTGGGCTTTCGGGGAGGTCGCGTGCAGGAGCTATTACTTTCTACGGGACGGCTGCTCGTACGCGACAGCGTTCAACATTGTTAGTCTGAGCGTGGAGCGCTACATGGCGCTGTGCCACCCGTTAAAAGCCAAGAGCAGGATGTCGCGCGGGCGCACCAGGAGACTCGTCTGCGCGCTCTGGGTCGCGTCGCTCGCCCTCGCCTCTCCAATGCTTCTGACCATGGGGCTAATTCACGTGGGGAAAGAGAGGATCTGCACCACCGTGGCTTCCACCAACACCGCCAAAGCTGTTCTACAGGTGGGCATGAACTCGTGATGCAGATGAACTCTAACTGGATTCCATGCTAGTTTATTTCATTAAAGAGTTCATGCAAAGTAATGTTTTCCATCTCAGGTGGTGCTTTAGATGGCACTCACTTTAGATGGAAAAagtgctgaaaaataaaataataccagggcaggttgtcacatggggaagttgtcacaaacaAAGGCAATATTTCAGTAACTGTAAGGTTTTGAATGTTGGTGTCACCTAAAATTCCATATCCACcatataaaactaacatttaaaagggatcagttttgtggtctgtggCGTGATATTGAGGGAAGCGGTTAATGCTTCCCTCGATGGCTTGCATGTTCGTgttgcagatgagaagcatatttagctcGTATAAAGTGCAGAACGTGAGATTATCACTAAATTTtcccagataaaaaaaaaaagtattggaggaagaagcttggcattgtttttccctgctgtctgcaacccaatccgacccaccagttgagaaacactggtttaatccatgtcttcgaaagtgatacaatcactttgggtgaaaaaCCAAGGCAAAAATGTAGTCCTTATTCACCAAAAGTCTTCCCCTTTGCCCAGCTCTCCTATCCAAgatcatgagagaagctcgtttgTAAGTCCTCGTGCCTGACACATGCACATtcacattttttcatttgttaaGTGCAAGGACGCATGAGTGAGCTTCTTCTCTCagagaaatactgtatatgctcTCAGTGAAGCAGAGTAATGCAaagtataacaaaacaaaacc
This sequence is a window from Myxocyprinus asiaticus isolate MX2 ecotype Aquarium Trade chromosome 33, UBuf_Myxa_2, whole genome shotgun sequence. Protein-coding genes within it:
- the LOC127424578 gene encoding neurotensin receptor type 1-like, with the translated sequence MAHRVLQNRTQVSPLNNSQLVDDLDVNTDIYSKVLVTVIYAVLFGVGLIGNSVTLYISLQRRSVKHLQGTVHYHLASLAVSDFLILVLCMPVELYNFIWVHHPWAFGEVACRSYYFLRDGCSYATAFNIVSLSVERYMALCHPLKAKSRMSRGRTRRLVCALWVASLALASPMLLTMGLIHVGKERICTTVASTNTAKAVLQVNALLSFVVPVLVITVMNGLIGHQLQRMSRHALHCLAPSHVTTETNRERSLQHGIKVLRGVVFAFVLCWFPYHCRRLMYCYVTEWTNALYDFYHYFYMLTNVLFYISSVINPILYNLVSSNYRQVFLSTVTYMCQTHYKRQRSNQSKRSLQVPQHLRSSLVTSRTSHHTLCSMVVMETT